From the Cardiocondyla obscurior isolate alpha-2009 linkage group LG08, Cobs3.1, whole genome shotgun sequence genome, the window CCGACCAGTTCCCTGTATGGTGTATTTTGCATCTTTAAGAATTCCTTTTCTGTTTTTGGTCGATCTTCTTTGGTGATCTTGACGCCTTGTTCGATGGGGGTCGATGCTGGCTTGCAATCTTGCATTTCAAACTTCGCGAGCAAGTCGTTGATGTACCTGGTTTgagtaagtttaatttttcctgtGGGCCCGTCACGTTCTACGTTTACacctaaaatattacttaatggGCCTAAGTCGTTCATCTTGAACATCTGCTGCATTTGtcgttttctttcatttaatttatgaatatcgcGCGAACCTATTAATAAGTCGTCAACAtagacaataattattacgtcgcTTTCTGCATCGCTGTCTACATATACACATGGATCCGTTTGAGTTTTCTTCATGCCGATGCTTGACAGGTAAGTATCCAGCTTCTTATACCATTCACGGCCAGATTGCTTTAGGCCATAAAGTGGCCGTTGTAGAGAGCATACTTTGTCCTCTTGACCCTTGATTTCGAGACCTTCCGGCTGGTTCATCTAGATAGTTGTGGACAGGTCCCCTTGGACGTATGCGGAGATGACATCCATATGGTGtacgtgcattttattttggACACTTGCAGCTAAAAAGGTGCGAATAGTTTCAAATCTTGCTACGGGTGAGAAAACTTCTCCGAAGTCTATTCCTTTTCGCTGCTCATTTCCGCGTACTACCAGTCTTGCTTTATAGCGGTCAATTTCTCCGTTTTGCTTGCGTTTTAACTTAAATACCCATCTATTGGATAAAATTCTAGCGTCCTGCGGACGTTCCACAAGCGTCcatgtattattttgtatgaGTGAATTATATTCATCTTCCATCGCTGCTAGTCATAAATCTTTATCTTCCCTGTTGTAAATGTCTTCTACGCTGTCGGGTTCATCGAGATCCTTTTTGTAGGTAAGATTAGTTGCCTcttggaataattttcttggTCTTCCTGGTCGGCCGGTTCGTTGGACTCGGGGCCGTCCGGGACCTCGTTGGTAAGTATCTCGTATTCCTTCGTTTTCGAAGGATTCCGCCTTCGGTGAGGTCGCATAATCTTCCGTGTTGTCTTCTTTGATGTCCTGCCTTTCAGTCTTGGAGACTGTTGAATGTGGTGTTTCCTTCTTCGCGTGTTGCTCGACGGTTCCCAGGATATCTGTAGGTGCTTCAAAGTAATCGTTGGTTCGCCTGTTttctttacttaatttttcatgaaaacGCACATCTCTTCGTTTAATGACTTTTCTAGTCTTCGGTTTCCAAAGGCGATAAGCCTTTGATTCTTCAGAATATCCGACTAAAATGTATTCTTCTCCTTTGGGTTCAAATTTATTGCGTTTACCTTCTTTGTTCAAGGCGATTACTTTGCTTCCAAAAATGCGCATGAAACCTACGTATGGTTTCGTGCCGGTCCATGCTTCCGTTGGTGTAATGTTCCCAAGTTTTCTTGATGGGCAtctatttcttataaatgtaGCTGTGTTTATCGCTTCGCCCCATAAGCTTTTTGGTAGATTTGATTGTATCAGCATGCAGCGAGCCATTTCCACAAGAGTGCGGTTCGCTCTTTCGGCGATTCCGTTTTGTTGTGGAGTGTATTCCACACTTAATTGTCGTCCAATACCTTCGGTTTCAAGATATTCGGTGAATTCCCTTGATACATATTCTTTGGCGTTGTCGGTGCGGATCTTTTTGATTGGGCAACCGGTTTCTTTTTCAACTCTTTTCTTATAAATCCTGAAGGCGTTCAGAATGTCTGAGCGCTTCTTTAGCATGACCACTTGCGTATATCTTGTGTGATCATCTATAAATGttgcgaaatatttcgctCCTCCTATGGATTCAACGTTAAAGGGACCACAAATATCTGAATGTATTAATCCGAGTTTTTCTTTGGAGTGGCTCGTCGACTCGGTATACGGTAATTGATGGATCTTCGCTTTGTCGCATACTTcacagtttaatttttctcgtatgGGCTCCATGTTCATATTTTGGACCATTTCTTCTCGTTTCAGTTTATTGAGATCCTGATAGTTTAGATGTCCATATCTCTCATGCCATCTAAGTTGTTTTGTGTCTTCCGGGGTAGAGTCCAGTGCGGTGGCATTGTTCGCATCCATATGTGCGGGGCTCGTAACGTATAAATGGCCTTGCCTCTTTGCTCTAATTGCCACAGTTCCATCTTTGCGCTTGACTTCTGCAAAGTCTTTAGTAAATACAACGGTATAATCGTTGTCTGTCATGCAAGATATTGAAAGCAAATTGTTCCGAAATTCAGGAACTAAGAGGGTATCTTGTAATTTTAGATGGCTTATTGCGTTTCCTCTAGATTTTACACTTAGCTTTACTGTGCCTGTTCCGGCTGGCCTCATGCTTTGGTTGGTTGCAGTAAATACTTGGCAGCCCGCGTCTTCAGTTAGTTGAAGAAATTTCTTCGGATCGTTGCACATATGACGCGTGGCTCCGCTGTCCAGGCACCATTCATTTGAGTGATGCGCTTCCAAGGAGAGTACGGCCGCAGACATCGCATCCTCCGCGTTTGCTTTGTGCGTCTGTCTCTTTTCGCTTCTGCAATCCGCTGCACGGTGTCCTACTTTGTCGCATTTAAAgcattttcttgaaaactttaatttatttttagaatccCGCGGGTTTTgcttaacatatttattaaatgatttaaatttgtctttaGCAATTAATGCGTCGTTTTCCTCTTGAGTGCTGTGATTGGCATCTCGTTCTTTTTGTCTCGCTTCCTCTTCTATCAGTTTGGATTTCAGAGCTTCTACGTTTGGTATAGCATCACGTGATTCGATGGCAATACAAAAGTTTTCATATTCAGAGGGCAGAGAATTCAGAATCATTATAGATTGCAGCTCGTCGGGTATGTCTATTCctgcttcttttaatttttccgaaaTGTCACAGAAAGAGCTAATGTATGACGTCATGCTCTGTGCCGAATCTTTTCGCATGCGGTAAAGCTTTTTGTATAAGCTGGCTTTCCTTACCGGACCCCTTGACTCATATAGTTGTACTAATAGGTTCCATGCCTCCTTTGCTGACTCGGCTCGTTTGATATGGCTCAGTTGACTGCTCTTGACACTCAGGGTTATCAGCGCCAAGGCCTTCTGGTCCTTTGTTGTCCACTCAGTTTGATTCTGTTCCGTTTTTACTACCGCTCCACTTGCGTAGGGCCACAATTCGTTGCAGATCAGCACACTCTTCATCATGAGTTTCCATGATTCAAAGTTTGCACCGTCTAGTTTTTCAATGTTTTGTGCACTTGACATCGTTGCCATAATTTTTACTACTGAGCGCACTCACAAACAGTTTAATTGGCTTGTTATGAATTTCGCGGCACTCGCGTATAGCACTCTGGGCCCATAACCTGTTGAAAAGGTCCGTAAATAAAAGGCCGCGCAACTTGAAAAGTACAtgagtttttatttaagagaatACATCCGTCTTGGTAGAGCGATCGGAACGGAATAAGACAATGAGATAGATAATGAATAATGAGGATAGGATCATAAAAGAATAGCCGAGAAGTCACGCAGCGCGAATATTGATATGTGTGACTCACGGGTAACAAAATCTAAGATAGCTAACAAAGACCTTGAGTTCGTTGATTCAAGACCTTATTCCTGACAAATACATAGTAcatagtatttataaaaaaaagattaaccgaTTCTTatcagaaataaatatatatatgtttattagCATGTTAAtcaaatacattatttatattatatatattttttatattaaatacctTTTTGTATATACTATACTacgttaattacattttagtttgtaattaaatacattaataaaaaatttttgaaagtaaattacatataaatacattgaataaatttttgaaagtaaattacattaaatacattgattaaatttttgaaagtaaataattgaatacattgattaaatatatcagaatacgttgtttaaatttttgataattaaatacatagtatttataaaaaaaagattaatcgattcttatcgaaaataaatatgtatatgtttattaacatgttaattaaatacattatttatattatatatatttttatattaaatatcttttgtaTACTATACTACGTTAATTACatgttaattttaagtaaaatgtaatgtaatcaaatgtaaataaaataaaattatttatttttatacttttaattcgTGTAAGATTTCATTTTATGACATTTTATGACAATTGAAGTTCCATTCCGGCTTTAACTTTACTCTGTGCTGTGACAACTACATTTTCATTTGTAAATctgaaaagaaaactttattttaataaatatggcttatgaatatttaatggaGTACTATTACAGAATAGATATACTTAACTTATCTAATAGAATtcttcgtttatttttgtcactaGTCAATGGTTGGTCTTTTAAGGAATTTGCTCAACTTAATTCACATTAAATCAAATCGTTAAACcttgagatatttaattttggtgTTTGCTAAATTCACAGCTTTTCTTATTTGCACAATAACCTGAAGTATTTGCAAAAAGAATGCTTGACTAGAAGCTTTACTAACAAGAACAGCTACTGATATTAATTGAAGTTCTATTCCAACTTTATCTTTACTCTGTGCTGTGACAActacattttcatttataaatctgaaaagtaaactatgaatatttaataaagtactATTACAGAATAGATATACTTAACTTATCTAATAGAATtcctcgtttatttttgtcactaGTTAATGGTTGGTCTTCCAAAGAATTTCCTTgacttaatttacaataaatcaaaTCGTTAATATGTTCACACATCATGTTTATCAATTATCGCATCTTCTTTATAAATCTGAAAAGTAaactatgaatatttaatagagTACTATTACAGAATAGAAATAGATATACTTAACTTATCTAATAGAATtcctcgtttatttttgtcactaGTTAATGGTTGGTCTTCCAAAGAATTTCCTCgacttaatttacaataaatcaaaTCGTTAATAAGTATGTTCACACATCATGTTTATCAATTATCGCATCTTCCAGGAATAACTTTAATCCATCTCCTGAATTATTAGTAAATACCTCGTTTTAATACTTGATTGCCATTACTCAAACTTTTGATCTTAATACCGATCGTATGACAACTTacgtttactttattatttttttatttattacgagatCATCACTCATCACTCATTACCACTAAACTGACACATCAATAAAGACAGTCGATAAATGAAGcagagtcgataaatcaatccacACCATCTAACGGCgcaaaaacgaaaaggacattttcgtcgtcgacgacgttaaagataaaataagattttactcttgcaagcaaattttacatcgcgatatctttgttTGTAGAAAACgtagcaaaaaaataaaaatacttttattatataaatcgacCCTAATCTACACAATGAACCTATgtagaaagcgattggttcaGCCATTGTCGAGATCCAAATATGTacgaatttcttaaaatgggTTTCGCGTAAATATAGGCAGGTAgtacgctgcgcctatacttggcgcgaggcactaccgtgcctcttgataagGTGCGGTTTCGATTGCGCCCTTCGCGGTGGTGAACGTTAATCTGAAATGTTCACTGGTTAAGTATGTGTGTGTAAAGGTGTTAGCATATCATGCTGGATAGGTGTGTGAGTTTCGCGGGTCGTCTTCATCGTGGGAATGAAGATGCAGCGTCGGCTAAAGGTacgtactttttatctttggtaTAAGGTTCTATGCAcggataacaattactttcttGGAGCTTTGGTTTATCAAAATTCGCTCTCGGCTTCAGCATCAAAGTTTTTCGTTCGTCTCGTTAGTAAGCCGTTGACAGTCGTGGCGGTAACGTTAATTTGAAGTtggttttttgtttttttttttgtaaaaaaaaaggaaaaggagaaaagaataatagaaagtaattgttaatttGCTTAAAGTTATAGATATGTTGTGTGTATGCTCGTGAAATTCAGTATTGTTTTTGTGTTTTTTAGTGGATTCGCAACAGTATTTCTATGTGTGCGAGGAGTGTTACTTGGCGTTTCGGCCAAGGGTATGCTCCGACTGTGTAGGACTGCGGGCCCGACATCGGGTGCGCTATTTCTGGCACCGCCTGGAGCCGCGCCTGCAGATGCAGACGACGCGGGATTTAGAGTGCCGCCAGGTAACCGTGGTTCCTGGTGGCTACATTGGTGAGtcgaattattttgttatattgtTGTTAGGATGCGATAGCTAGAATaagatattacaaatattaaattacactaAATGACACACGCCGTTCCTGAGAAGAATCGTGCGTCAATAAGCTTTGTCAGCTCCCCTTAAGTTCACGGAAAGAACAATAGATTTGCGCACGACTTGTGCACACGACTTTGCACACGAGCTCAAGAGTGGGCACCCGCGCATTACTGACGCCCCGAGAGAACGTTCATTCTCATCCGTACTCTCCCTGTAATAACTTAGTGAGAATCAGagtagtaaaataaatagagttatcttttaattctctttgtccttatttgaaaatatacaCAAACCTAACAATTGTACATGGTTTTTGTTGTTgctatgtatatttttttttttttttttttttttttgcttatcgACTAATTTGTTTTGCTTATGCTTAATGCTCTATGAACGCTTTTAGTCTGTTTGCatgtacttttattatttttctgcctTTTCTTATGCTAAAGTTAACATCGCTATGCTTTTGTACTACTATGTACGGTCCTATCCACAGCGCATCTAATTTCTTGGACCGGCCGCGTCGAACCGTTTCGTCGTACAGAAGAACGGAATCTCCGACTCTGaactcgcgttttcggaagtctttgtcgtaattttctttcgccttttctttctcggttTTCGCGTGATCGTGTGCGAGAGAGTTGGAAGCCCGtaatcgttcgcgtaattcatTTGCATAATCGTCATATGAATACGTTTCTTTCGGCGCGGTCTTCAGTGCTGTCGGTAATGTAGCACGATGTCCGTAGATAAGTTCGAAGGGGGTTAATCCGGTTGCCGTATGCGGGGTTGTGTTATATGTAAACATTGAATATGGCAACCATTCATCCCAATCGGATTGATCTTCGTCGATGTAATGTCGTAGGTACTCGGCCAGTGTTCGATGCGATCGTTCGAGTGCGCCGTTAGTTTGCGGATGATATGCagttgtttgtattttttccatCTGTAGTAGTTTACAaatgtttttgaaaatattgctCGTAAAATTTGTTCCTTGATCGGAAAGAACGTATTCCGGTATCCCgtgttcaaaaattatttgagtcaCGAACGCTTTTGCTACGGTCGCGGCTTCTTGGTTCGGGATAGGAATCGCTTTACTAAATTTCGTGAGATTATCTTGAAACGttagaatgtatttattattattgttcgtTATCGGTAGCGGTCCTACTATGTCTAGGGCGCATTTTTCGAACGGTCTAGTCGGCGTGTCTGTGATTATTAGCGGCATTTTTGTCTTCCTTGATAACTCATTCTTCTGGCACTGTTcgcatttctttatgtattccTCTATGTCTCTTCGCATGCCTGGCCACTCATGCTGTAATCTGATGCGGTGTAGTGTACGTGTGATGCCTTGGTGTCCGCCTATTGGTGTGTCGTGGTATTCATGTAAGagcttcgctttttcttctgttgaatatgtgttcttttcttttagtaCGTATATTGGGAgcttttcttcttgctgcgGGGGGTTTCTGCTAAGCGCGTCCGCGTTCGTGTTCTTCTTTCCGTCTTTATGgactattttgtaattatactcTTCGAGTTTCAATCTCCACCTTATCAGGCGGGACCCAGGATCATTTACGTTGAACAGCCAGATCAATGGTTAGTGGTCTGTTACAATCGTAAATGTTGTTCCATAGATATAgggtcggaaatgtttcacCGCCCATACTATCGTGAGTAGCTCCTTCTCTGTCGTGCTGTAGTTTCTTTCAGCCTTGTTTAATATACGGCTTGCATATGCAATCGGATGATCCCTTCCTATCTCCCCTTGCGAGAGGATGGCTCCGATTGCATGATCCGAGGCGTCCGTTGTGACGATAAACGGGCGCGTGAAATCGGGGTATTTAAGTATCGGTGCGGTGGTTAAATTCtcctttaatatttcgaacgcgTTCTGTTGGTCCATTTCCCATCGAAATTTTTCGTCCTTTTTCGTGAGCGTCGTCAatggtttcgcga encodes:
- the LOC139104808 gene encoding uncharacterized protein — its product is MEDEYNSLIQNNTWTLVERPQDARILSNRWVFKLKRKQNGEIDRYKARLVVRGNEQRKGIDFGEVFSPVARFETIRTFLAASVQNKMHVHHMDVISAYVQGDLSTTI